In the genome of Raphanus sativus cultivar WK10039 chromosome 4, ASM80110v3, whole genome shotgun sequence, one region contains:
- the LOC108831542 gene encoding protein S-acyltransferase 18 isoform X2: MFCGQERDGNQIDVKSYVTLVLLMAYASATMGQLFLFHVVLIRKGMRTYDYTLAMREENQFTVMDHFDELDLSSDESSVFDSPERPRQTLISKFMYKKANEMWKTLERSTELGLHYMKPQGKRGQQGKVWIR; this comes from the exons ATGTTTTGTGGACAAGAAAGGGATGGAAACCAAATTGATGTGAAGTCTTAT GTTACATTGGTTTTGTTAATGGCCTATGCTTCAGCAACCATGGGGCAGCTTTTCCTCTTCCATGTCGTTCTCATCAGAAAG GGGATGAGAACATATGACTATACATTAGCAATGAGGGAGGAGAATCAGTTTACAGTAATGGACCATTTTGATGAGTTAGATTTATCTTCAGATGAAAGCTCCGTTTTCGATTCGCCTGAAAGACCAAGACAAACGTTGATCTCAAAGTTTATGTACAAGAAAGCAAATGAG ATGTGGAAAACACTGGAGAGAAGTACGGAGTTAGGTCTCCACTATATGAAACCTCAAGGAAAAAGAGGACAACAAGGCAAAGTATGGATCAGATAA
- the LOC108831542 gene encoding protein S-acyltransferase 18 isoform X3: MFCGQERDGNQIDVKSYVTLVLLMAYASATMGQLFLFHVVLIRKGMRTYDYTLAMREENQFTVMDHFDELDLSSDESSVFDSPERPRQTLISKFMYKKANELLKI; the protein is encoded by the exons ATGTTTTGTGGACAAGAAAGGGATGGAAACCAAATTGATGTGAAGTCTTAT GTTACATTGGTTTTGTTAATGGCCTATGCTTCAGCAACCATGGGGCAGCTTTTCCTCTTCCATGTCGTTCTCATCAGAAAG GGGATGAGAACATATGACTATACATTAGCAATGAGGGAGGAGAATCAGTTTACAGTAATGGACCATTTTGATGAGTTAGATTTATCTTCAGATGAAAGCTCCGTTTTCGATTCGCCTGAAAGACCAAGACAAACGTTGATCTCAAAGTTTATGTACAAGAAAGCAAATGAG TTGTTAAAGATTTAG
- the LOC108831542 gene encoding protein S-acyltransferase 18 isoform X1, which translates to MFCGQERDGNQIDVKSYVTLVLLMAYASATMGQLFLFHVVLIRKGMRTYDYTLAMREENQFTVMDHFDELDLSSDESSVFDSPERPRQTLISKFMYKKANEKQQRLTSIKIEGDGRSTSSMLINKKPGFYGSIDLWKLITLS; encoded by the exons ATGTTTTGTGGACAAGAAAGGGATGGAAACCAAATTGATGTGAAGTCTTAT GTTACATTGGTTTTGTTAATGGCCTATGCTTCAGCAACCATGGGGCAGCTTTTCCTCTTCCATGTCGTTCTCATCAGAAAG GGGATGAGAACATATGACTATACATTAGCAATGAGGGAGGAGAATCAGTTTACAGTAATGGACCATTTTGATGAGTTAGATTTATCTTCAGATGAAAGCTCCGTTTTCGATTCGCCTGAAAGACCAAGACAAACGTTGATCTCAAAGTTTATGTACAAGAAAGCAAATGAG AAACAGCAGAGACTAACATCCATAAAGATAGAAGGGGATGGGCGTTCAACTTCTTCAATGCTGATCAACAAGAAACCAGGTTTCTATGGAAGCATAGACCTATGGAAGCTGATCACCTTAAGCTGA